CTTAATTGTTATCGGTTTCATGTCCTTTTCGGTTTCCATACTCGAATCCCGCTCCTGAACTAATGTACCCGATAGTAATGATCTAAACTGATATTGTGGTAAGGAAATATTCTTTGATAGTAGAATTATTCGATTTTTCTTGCTGGTTAAAATCGAAAGAGCTTCGCATTGATAACCCGGAGCAATTATAACCTCGAAGAAAAGGGTGTTCATTGCATTGGCAGTTTCCAAATCTATCATCTTGTTAACAACGATAACACCTCCGTATGCTGAAATGGGATCGCCAGCTAAAGCATCTTGCCATGCTTGTAACAGGTTATTCCTCGTTGCTAAGCCGCAAGCATTATTATGCTTAAGTATTGCTACGGTTGGTTCTTCAAACTCAGCAATCAGGTTAATAGCGGCATCTATATCAAGTAGGTTATTGTATGATATCTCTTTACCGTGAAGTTGTTCAAAGAGATCATCGAATGAACCGTAGAAAACTCCTTTTTGATGTGGATTTTCCCCGTATCGAAGACTCTTAACCCCCTGAATGCTTTGCTTGAATGCAGGTTTGGGGAAATCTCCGCTAAAATGGTTGAATATGGCTACATCGTAATTTGAGGTGATATTAAATGCCTCAGTAGCAAATTTTCTTCTATCCTCAATATTGGTTGACCCATTTCTGGTTTCCAGAATTTCAAGTAGTTCATCGTACTGATTTCTAGATGCTATAATGAGCACGTCCTTAAAATTCTTAGCGGCAGCCCTTATAAGGCTTACTCCTCCAATGTCAATTTTCTCTATAATTTCAGGTTCGCTTGCTCCAGAGGCAACCGTCTCTTCAAAAGGGTAAAGATCAACAATAACAAGATCAATCTCAGGAATCTGATATTCTTGCAATTGAAATAGATCATTTTCATTTTTGCGGCGAGCAAGGATTCCTCCAAAAATTTTGGGATGTAAAGTTTTTACTCTCCCCCCAAGTATTGATGGATAATTGGTTAACTCTTCAACAGAGGTGGCATTAACACCACAATCCTTTATAAAACTCAGAGTACCCCCAGTTGAATAAATTTGTATGTTGAGTTTTTTAAGCTCGTGCACAATTTTGTCGAGATTTTCCTTGTAAAAAACCGAGATTAGTGCAGTTCTTATCTGTTTCAACTCATTCATAATAATACTAACTATTCAATATTTTTTTCTTCAAAATACGATTTTAATACCCGGCTGTAAAATTGGCTAAAAGCTTCGAATTAATCATTAAACAAAGAGGTTAAATTATAAAAAATTGTAAAATATTTTAAACAGGGGTATTCCATTTTTAAAAAAGTGTTTGCAATTTATTCAATAATGATGGATAACAAACCTCAAATACAAATTTTGTTCAACCCATTTTGTTCAATTTCTGCTGATTGAATCTCTAAATTTAGACTTTGAACATAAGTATAAGATGGTTCAAAAATAAGAAATGTTAATTTCCCTTCACAGTATTTAACTAAAACACAGACTTTAGATTCTATCTTTTTATTACTTTTGAAACCTATAGCCAATCCAAAATTACATATCCGAAAAGGTGATGAAAAAATCCTTTAAACCAATTATTATCCTCATTAAG
This window of the Bacteroidales bacterium genome carries:
- the purH gene encoding bifunctional phosphoribosylaminoimidazolecarboxamide formyltransferase/IMP cyclohydrolase, with translation MNELKQIRTALISVFYKENLDKIVHELKKLNIQIYSTGGTLSFIKDCGVNATSVEELTNYPSILGGRVKTLHPKIFGGILARRKNENDLFQLQEYQIPEIDLVIVDLYPFEETVASGASEPEIIEKIDIGGVSLIRAAAKNFKDVLIIASRNQYDELLEILETRNGSTNIEDRRKFATEAFNITSNYDVAIFNHFSGDFPKPAFKQSIQGVKSLRYGENPHQKGVFYGSFDDLFEQLHGKEISYNNLLDIDAAINLIAEFEEPTVAILKHNNACGLATRNNLLQAWQDALAGDPISAYGGVIVVNKMIDLETANAMNTLFFEVIIAPGYQCEALSILTSKKNRIILLSKNISLPQYQFRSLLSGTLVQERDSSMETEKDMKPITIKTPTKSEIDDLIFANKIVKHSKSNTIVLAKNNQLIASGVGQTSRVDALKHAIEKAKGFGFDLKGSVMASDAFFPFPDCVEIADKVGVTAVIQPGGSIKDQDSIDYCNNHNMAMVSTGIRHFKH